The genomic stretch TAAAACTTCATCATTGGTGAGTGTATAGTTCTCCGACTGAGGCTCCCACAGGATTTCTACAGCTAAGAGGTTATCTTCAGGTACAGAACCGATCACTGATAGAGCTGCTTGTAAATCTTCAGAAGATCTCAAGGTGGGTAGCTTAGTGAGGGAATCACCTGCGACTGCTAATAGCATGGTCACTACAATATATTCGCTAGGATCTTCGAGACTCAGACTACCCTCACTAGGTAGAGATGCCGCAGTTTTACCCTGTAGCACGCGCCCACCGACATTACTTAAAGTTTCCGCGTTAAGCTTGCTACGCTCAGACATGACTAAACTATTAAATTTTTGTTCAGCAAGGGCAAACTTGGTGTTTTCGCTACCGCTACTAACATATACCCAATATTCAGGATGACGCATTAGGGAAACAGCCGTTTCGCGGGTAACGGTGGCTAAACCTTCGGAAGAAGATGTATCAGACTCCAGAGCCAAACGGGTTAGCTCTTGTTGGAGCGATCGCGCAGAGGCAAGGAGCCCAACTTGGATTTTGGCAACGCTCACTTTGCTGTCCATGCCTGTAATACCTTCGCCATCACCACGACCACGAAAGGCTTGCATGATTGCGCCTGCAACAATTACCAATAGCAATAGGGTAAATAAGCCGCCACCCATGCCACCACCAAAAAACATAGGTAAGAAGAAAAATCCACCACCACCATTGTTGTAGTAGGGAGTGGTACTACCACTATAGTTAGGGTTCGATGGTGCAGAGCGGCTGGGAGCAGATTTGAAAGAGCTACCGCCAATTCTGCCACCTGAACGCTTAGCAAAAGCTTCGTGGGCATTACCAAAGATTGTCATTGCTACTAGGGATATTGCAACCAGTGATCGCGTCCAGACCTTAACGTTATTTTTCATCTTTTTCATAAATTCTGGGCTAAAAATTTTCATAGGTAAAAGCGACATAACTAAAAACTTGTCTATAGATGTTCTAACCCTATTTTAACTCTAGTCAAGAGGTCTAGGTTTTGAAGTGAGTTATTGGAATTAAATGTAGGACGAGTTAGCGATCGCGTAACCCATCATATTTGTTTAATTGGATGCGTTAGTGCAACGTAACGCATCCTACAACTAAAAACTTGCTAGCCAATCCATCACGCGATCGCCTAAAGATACTCCATCGAGACGATCAATTTCGCGTACACCTGTGGGACTAGTGACATTCACTTCCGTCAGATAGCCGCCAATCACATCGATACCCACAAATATTAAGCCATCACGCTTGAGGGTGGGGGCAAGTTGAGTACATATTTCTCTTTCGCGATCTGTAATATCCACTTGCACAGCACTACCTCCTGCTGCCATGTTGCCGCGAAATTCCCCTGATTTTGGAACTCGATTTACTGCACCAATGGGTTCGCCATCAAGGAGAATAATCCGCTTATCACCCAATTGAGCATCGGGCAAGTATTCCTGTACCATTACAGGGGTTTTACCAATATTGGTACTGATTTCGATTAGGGAGTTAATATTGCGATCGCCTGTTTCTAAAAATAGAATTCCTTCACCACCTTTGCCACCCAAAGGTTTCATCACGGCTTTTCCTTCCGTTTTCACAAAGTCGATAATTGTCCCTTTATCAGCAGTGACGATGGTTTTGGGAATCGCGCCTGTAAACTGCAAAGCATACATCTTCTCATTTGCCGCACGAATGCCTTGTGGGGAGTTGAGAACTTTAGTCTTCAGAGGATCTACATAATCGAGAATATAGGTAGCATAGAGATATTCGGTTGTCACAGGTGGATCGGGACGCATCCACACAAACTGCATATTCTCTAAGGGTTGAAAAGATCCTGCCGCCACTTCATACCAAGGATTGGGAACTTGCCATTTTCCATTAACAAGGGGAATAGGATGAATCTTGGTCGCTTGGAGAAATGCCCATGCTTTGCCATCTCTAACACTAAGCGTATTCATATCCGTGATAAATACTTCATAGCCCCTGCGACAAGCTGCTTCCATTAGCGCAACACTAGTGTCATGGGCGGGATCGAGTCTAGCGATCGGATCGATAATAAAGGCAAGTTTCATTGTTCACAGCAATTTCATGCTTAGCTATTTTAGCCATAATATAGCGACAGATATCGATCGTCACCTACACAAGTGCATGAAATCTCAAAGATATAGGTGACGCAAAGCGCCACCTATAATCTCCATTAATTAATTAGCGGTCTGAATCCGTGCTTGATCGATACTGCGCCAATTTTGTCCATATTCTCAATGGAGATTTGATTGCGTCCCCATGAGAAATTGGTATGCCAACCTTCAAACTCTAATAGCATTGCTTCAGCAAAACAGGCGAAAAGCTGACGGGCAGGGGCAGTCATATTCACGATTTTCATGATCTTCCAATCAATATCGAGGCTATGCTCAACGATGCCACCATCGATTACATGAATTCCTTCCTCTTTGACAAGGGTAGACATATTTTTGGGATAGCCACCATCAATGAGGATGCAGGGACGCTTGAGGGTGGCGGAATCGATCGCCATTCCCTTTGCCATACTCGCTACCCACACAATAATGTCGGACTGGGGCAAGGCTTCTTCGATACTCAAAACTTTACCGCGACCGAGTTGGGCTTGAAGTTCTTGCAAACGCTCTTGATTGCGGGCAACTAGCAATAGATCTTTGATATTAGTACGTGCATCGAGCCAACGACATACCGCGCTACCAATATCCCCCGTGGCTCCACAAACTGTAACCGTAGCCTTGGCTAAATCAATGCCAAATTTACGACTAGCTTCTTCAATTTGGCGACAAATAATATATGCCGTATGGGTATTGCCTGTGGTGAAGCGATTAAAATCTAGCTGAATATTTCGCACGCTCGACATTTGGCTCAAGTTAAAATTCTCGAAAATAATCGAGGAAAATCCCCCCAAAGCGGTGATATCAATATCATGCTTCTGTGCATGAGCCATCGCGTTAAGGATTTTGCGAATAGCGGTTTTAATTTTGCTACCTGCCAACATTTCGGGCAAGAAGCATGATTCTACATATAGCCCTTCGATCTGCTGACCTGTGGCACTCGTAACTTTGATGCGATCGACGATTTGGGGTGGGGCGCTACACCAAAATTCCAAACCTTGATCGGCATATTCGGGATAGCCTAATTCCCTTGCTACAGACTGAGCGTGTTCAAGACTTGTCAAATGCCCAATGAGACCAAACATCGATTGCGGTTACCAGTTACAGTTGTCAACGAAAATATTTTGGTTTAAACGCGCCATCGGCGCGTTTAAACGGTGAGGTGATTAAGCAGCTACCAAGCCCATTGCAGACATCTTCATAATGTCACGGGTGCTGAAGCCAATTTTGCCAAGACTTTCTCCATATTGGATCATGAAGTCTTCTACTAAAGCTTCCTTTTCCATGCCGAGGACTTTGGCATCGGTTTCAACTTGGTTGAGCATTTTCCAGACGATCGGCAGGTTTTGACGATTGGCTTGCTCTAAATTTGCTTTGGATTGTTCAAAATGCTCTTGCAACCATTCTTCGCCAAAGTTAAGATGCAGGTATTCATCTTTGACTACGCCCTCAGTGATTTTGCGGGCGAAGGGATCGGCGACGGGAATATAAATGTTATAAGCGGCGATCGCAAAACACTCAATGATAAGTGATTGGATTAACAGGCAAGTAACAATATCTTTAGTTGCAAATGCTTTTTGGAAATTGCTATGCAATTCGGCAAAGAATTTCTCAGCAAAGTCCATGTCTGGGGTGACATTGAGGTTTTTACCGCAGGCAGTAAAACCCTTCTTATGACGCTCCTCCATCTTGGCAAGTTTAATCAGATCATTTTTAGATTCGGGCAGTAGCTCCGCTAGTTGGAGATAGTTGCTGTATGCTTCAGCTTCGCCCTCAATGACGATCGCATTGATTCGGCTGTAGGCATCGCGATATTGTTCAGTCTGATAATTGATTTGATCAGTAATCGCTACAGCTTCGAGTGTTTGCCCCATGTTTTGCCTCTTTCAGTATCCCTGCTCAATAAAAGTTAATCTCTAGCTATTTTATGCTAAGTGGCACTGTGCAATAAAATTAAAAGCCAAAAGAGGGTTGTGGGGCAAAGTCCCACAACCCTCTTTTGGCTTTTATAGCTACAGCCTGTTGAGGCTTAAAGTAGTCCAAATAAATTCTTGAAAGCGTGGCTTTGCCGCGCTTTCAAGAATTTATTTGGATTTCAAGTCAGCACAAAGCGCTGTATATCTCCTAAGTATTTTCAGGATGCTGCCAATTCTTTTAGGTCAGATGCAGAGTAGATGCTGTAAGTGACTTACCCTTTCTTTATTGCGCGTCAAGGCGCTAAACTGAAGATTGTCCCTCAACTCGTGGTTATGGCAAGTTTTCTGTTAGAAGTTGGTACTGAAGAATTACCCGCTAGTTTTATCGTCGATGCTTTGCGCCAATGGCAAGAGCGCATCCCTAAAATTTTAGATGAACACCAACTAACTACGAGCAAGGTCAGTGTCTATGGTACGCCCCGTCGTCTTGCCGTGCTAATTGATGGTTTACCTGTGCAACAAAGCGATCGCAGTATCGAGCTGAAAGGACCTGCGGTAGGTTCTGCTTTTGTTAAGGGAGATCCACAGGGTGAACCAACTAAGGCTTTATTAGGTTTTGCCAAGTCCAAGGGTATTGATCTCAAAGATATCTTTATTAAAGAGACTGACAAAGGTGCATTTGTTTTTGCTAATCAGCAAATTGTTGGTCGTCAGACTGCGGATATTTTGCAAGAGCTAGCACCATCTTGGATTACAGGACTCGAAGGTAAGCGCTTGATGCGTTGGGGCAATGGCGATCTCAAGTTTCCCCGTCCGATTCGTTGGTTAGTTGCCCTGTTCAATTCCAAAATTTTACCGATCGCCTTAGAAAATGTGCAGAGCGATCGCCTGAGTCAGGGGCATCGTGTCTTGCATCCCCGCTCAGTTGTGATCGACACCGCCAAGGACTATGTGGCGACTTTGCGTGAAGCCTTTGTCATTGTTGATGGCAAAGAACGTCAGCATCATATCCTCACCCAAATTAATAGCATTGTGGAGCTATTTAATGGAAATGCGGAAATTCCTGAGGATTTGCTCGAAGAAGTTACCTATTTAGTGGAATTTCCCACAGCAGTTATCGGTGAATTTGAGCGTGAATTTTTGGAATTGCCTCAGCCTGTGATTAAAACGGAAATGGTGAGCCATCAGCGCTATTTCCCTGTGCATTCCGCCACTAATCCCGATCAATTATTGCCGCGCTTTATTACGATTTCCAATGGTAATCCTGACAAGTCGCGGTTGATTGCCGCAGGTAATGGGCGGGTAATTCGGGCGCGTCTTTCCGATGGCAAATTTTTCTACGATAGCGATCGCGCAGTGCATCTAGAAACCTTCTTGCCACTTTTAGAAAAGGTTACTTTCCAAGCCCAGCTTGGATCGGTTGCCGAAAAGGTGGAAAGAATTAGAGCGATCGCTAAATTAGTGGTTGACTCGATTACGAATTTAGAAATTACTGAAGCCGAGCAAGTACTAATTGATCGCACTGCTCAACTTGCTAAAGCCGATCTGGTGACGCAAATGGTCAAGGAATTTCCTGAACTGCAAGGTCAAATGGGTTACTACTATGCTCTCTCTAGTAAGGAACCTGTGGCGGTTGCTACAGGTATTCGTGAGCATTATCAACCCAAAGGCGCAGGGGATGCCTTGCCAACTTCTTTAACGGGCAAGATTGTGGCGATCGCGGATCGTATCGATAGCCTCGTTGGTATTTTCGGTTTGGGCATTATCCCTACTGGTTCGTCCGATCCCTTTGCCCTGAGGCGTGCGGCTACTGGTGTTGTCCAAATTGCATGGGAAAACGGATTTGCGCTGGACTTACCAAAACTGCTGCAATCGGCGATCGCCATTTATGCCGACAAGAATTTGCTGGCGAAACCTGCGGAAACTGTGTTGGAAAATCTCTATAAATGGTTTAAGCAACGCTGCGATACGATTTTGTCCGAGCGGGGCATTGATTATGACCTTATTGATGCGGTTACGGGGACTGATGATCTCGCCTATACCCTGCAAGGTTTGAGCAATCTCACTCGCATCAAAGAACGCGCCCACTTCCTGCAACAATCTCGCGAAGATGCCACCCTTGGTGCGATCTATGAACCAATTGTGAGAGCTTCTCGCCTTGCAGTACAGGGTGATCTAGATAGCATCACCGTTGATGTTAAGTCGGTAGTTAATTCTGCTACCTTGACCGATGCTGCGGAACAGGAACTTTATCAGGCGATCGCTGCTTTGCCAAGTCAACCCAGTGATGAGCAGTTAATGGAAGGTATTAAGGCGATCGCGCCTGTACTAGCTAAGTTCTTTGATGATGTGTTAGTCATGGCAGACGATCCACAAGTGCGCAAAAACCGCCTCAACCTCCTCGGCATTATCCGTAACTACAGTCGTCAGTTAGCCAACTTTAGCGCCATACTTAAGTAAAAGAAGAGGGGATGCTTTGCATCCCCTCTTCTTTTACTTGCCTAATTTCGGCTTACCACTCTATGCCTTCTTCTTTAAAGAGCTTTCTGATGAAATCTTCCTTTTCAATTTTTAATTGCTCAATCTTTTGAGTCTGTTTCATAATCCATTCTTCATGCTTACGGATATCTTGCCCATAGTTCCCATCAGGTTTATTCAGATAGGATTGAATTTTAGTCTGATGTGCAAGCACTTCAGCTTCTGCATAATCAATCGCCATTATGCAGTCACAGATGCGCTCTTCAATATATAGAACCCACTCTTCAATTGGCTTTAGTTCTGTAAATAATACATCTATGGTTTCATTATCTAATTGTTCGATTGCATATCCATAGAGAACTCTCTCTTCAGGAGCAACAAACAAGTATTTATATTTGATGCCTCTTTGGATATACCAATGATCATTTTTTTTGAAGTAGTGATTGAAATTTGCATCCCAATCGTCACCCAACCCTTTTTCAATAGACCACTGATGATCAGCCTCTAAAACCTCTTTGTCACCATTTTGATATTCACGAATTCTGTACCATTTTTTAGAAAAGTTTTTTGAATTTGACCAAGACATATACTGATTGCCTTACATCTTCGAGAACTAAACCCAATGCGAAATTCTACAGACTATTTAGGCTTTGTGTATGTGTAGCTGTAGTTGCTCAAAATCATGACATAAAACCCGATAGAGAGTTGCGGCACGAAGCAACGCAACTCTCTATCACTGGCAAGGGAGTAGTACAGATAAATTTTGAAAAAGTTGGCTTCGCCAACTTTTTCAAAATTTATCTGGGTTTTAAGAAAGCGCAAAGTGCTATAGCACTTTGCGAAAAGTAAATTTTTCAATCCATGCATCATTAGTTTCTGGTAGATCAAGTTCCATATTCGTAAGAGGGGAGAGGCAAATGATATATCCCACTGAGGTTAAGTTCCCTTCACTGTCATAGTCATCTAAGTCCAATTCGAGCATTTCTTCTTCATATCTTTCATACTCTTCTTCGTCCAATGTTCCCATAAAGGTTGGACTTGCAGGATAAGCATAGATATTCACTTCGTATAAATCTGGTGGTACATCGATAACTTGAAAAATCATAAAATCTTCTCTAGGTGGTTTCCCAGAAATTGCATGGGCAACATCTTCGGCAACACAGCTACATAACAAGATTAATTTGCCGCAGGGAATGTTCAATTTCCAAGTGAGTCGCGCACACCAATCCTTCTCTTCTTGAGGTGTTAATTGTCCAATTACAAAAAGTGTTTTGTGATCTAGAGCGCAATCACTCTCAAAAAGAATAGGCATACAAATCCCCTGCTCCAAAATAGGAGCGATATCATCAGATGAGCCATTTAAAACAAGCTCAGAAAACTGACTGGGACTTAGATCGCTACCACCTAAACTGGCTGAGGTAAGCACATATCCATGACCATCACAAAAAAAATGACTAGAAATAGGTATGCGCTGACTGGACAGATTCATCTTTTCTATCTCCTCTAAATACTTTCCTATAGAAAGTTTATGCATAAACAACCAAAACAACAAATTGATAGCGACAATTTAAAGAATTTTAATGAGTTGGGAACGGCACTTTACCCAAAATCTTGCCATTGAGATCAACTGTATAAGTCAGTGATTTCTGAAAATTTGTCACTGTGACATTCCAACCGTCAAGTTTCTTCGTTGGTAAACAGGGGGTATTGGGTGGAGCCGTGGGACTAATGAAACAATTGAATCTTTGTTCAACTTGGGTAATGCTGAGATTGGCAATGGGTTGTTGCAAGTCTGATTGGGCTGCTTTGAATACTAGGCGGGCGATCGCTGTTGGTAGCTCATCGGTGCGGGTAGGCAGTCCTGCGATCGCTTCGGTGCGAAGGTTTAAGGCATCATTACTAATGCGATATATTTGCCTTGCTTGCGACTTTCCTATTACTGTTACCCGATAGCCTTGAATAATTTGCTGGGCGCAGGATTCTGCCAAATTCCCTAACCCTAAACAGCTATCAGGAAAGTTTTGAGGCTCAACTTTGGTAATTAGTACAACGGAGGGTGGGATTTGCAGATGTTTACTGGCAATACG from Pseudanabaena sp. Chao 1811 encodes the following:
- the glyS gene encoding glycine--tRNA ligase subunit beta, whose amino-acid sequence is MASFLLEVGTEELPASFIVDALRQWQERIPKILDEHQLTTSKVSVYGTPRRLAVLIDGLPVQQSDRSIELKGPAVGSAFVKGDPQGEPTKALLGFAKSKGIDLKDIFIKETDKGAFVFANQQIVGRQTADILQELAPSWITGLEGKRLMRWGNGDLKFPRPIRWLVALFNSKILPIALENVQSDRLSQGHRVLHPRSVVIDTAKDYVATLREAFVIVDGKERQHHILTQINSIVELFNGNAEIPEDLLEEVTYLVEFPTAVIGEFEREFLELPQPVIKTEMVSHQRYFPVHSATNPDQLLPRFITISNGNPDKSRLIAAGNGRVIRARLSDGKFFYDSDRAVHLETFLPLLEKVTFQAQLGSVAEKVERIRAIAKLVVDSITNLEITEAEQVLIDRTAQLAKADLVTQMVKEFPELQGQMGYYYALSSKEPVAVATGIREHYQPKGAGDALPTSLTGKIVAIADRIDSLVGIFGLGIIPTGSSDPFALRRAATGVVQIAWENGFALDLPKLLQSAIAIYADKNLLAKPAETVLENLYKWFKQRCDTILSERGIDYDLIDAVTGTDDLAYTLQGLSNLTRIKERAHFLQQSREDATLGAIYEPIVRASRLAVQGDLDSITVDVKSVVNSATLTDAAEQELYQAIAALPSQPSDEQLMEGIKAIAPVLAKFFDDVLVMADDPQVRKNRLNLLGIIRNYSRQLANFSAILK
- a CDS encoding long-chain acyl-[acyl-carrier-protein] reductase — encoded protein: MFGLIGHLTSLEHAQSVARELGYPEYADQGLEFWCSAPPQIVDRIKVTSATGQQIEGLYVESCFLPEMLAGSKIKTAIRKILNAMAHAQKHDIDITALGGFSSIIFENFNLSQMSSVRNIQLDFNRFTTGNTHTAYIICRQIEEASRKFGIDLAKATVTVCGATGDIGSAVCRWLDARTNIKDLLLVARNQERLQELQAQLGRGKVLSIEEALPQSDIIVWVASMAKGMAIDSATLKRPCILIDGGYPKNMSTLVKEEGIHVIDGGIVEHSLDIDWKIMKIVNMTAPARQLFACFAEAMLLEFEGWHTNFSWGRNQISIENMDKIGAVSIKHGFRPLIN
- a CDS encoding DUF1517 domain-containing protein; translation: MKIFSPEFMKKMKNNVKVWTRSLVAISLVAMTIFGNAHEAFAKRSGGRIGGSSFKSAPSRSAPSNPNYSGSTTPYYNNGGGGFFFLPMFFGGGMGGGLFTLLLLVIVAGAIMQAFRGRGDGEGITGMDSKVSVAKIQVGLLASARSLQQELTRLALESDTSSSEGLATVTRETAVSLMRHPEYWVYVSSGSENTKFALAEQKFNSLVMSERSKLNAETLSNVGGRVLQGKTAASLPSEGSLSLEDPSEYIVVTMLLAVAGDSLTKLPTLRSSEDLQAALSVIGSVPEDNLLAVEILWEPQSENYTLTNDEVLTVYPDLVRI
- a CDS encoding aldehyde oxygenase (deformylating), producing the protein MGQTLEAVAITDQINYQTEQYRDAYSRINAIVIEGEAEAYSNYLQLAELLPESKNDLIKLAKMEERHKKGFTACGKNLNVTPDMDFAEKFFAELHSNFQKAFATKDIVTCLLIQSLIIECFAIAAYNIYIPVADPFARKITEGVVKDEYLHLNFGEEWLQEHFEQSKANLEQANRQNLPIVWKMLNQVETDAKVLGMEKEALVEDFMIQYGESLGKIGFSTRDIMKMSAMGLVAA
- the gshB gene encoding glutathione synthase, translated to MKLAFIIDPIARLDPAHDTSVALMEAACRRGYEVFITDMNTLSVRDGKAWAFLQATKIHPIPLVNGKWQVPNPWYEVAAGSFQPLENMQFVWMRPDPPVTTEYLYATYILDYVDPLKTKVLNSPQGIRAANEKMYALQFTGAIPKTIVTADKGTIIDFVKTEGKAVMKPLGGKGGEGILFLETGDRNINSLIEISTNIGKTPVMVQEYLPDAQLGDKRIILLDGEPIGAVNRVPKSGEFRGNMAAGGSAVQVDITDREREICTQLAPTLKRDGLIFVGIDVIGGYLTEVNVTSPTGVREIDRLDGVSLGDRVMDWLASF